The following proteins are encoded in a genomic region of Blastococcus colisei:
- the fdxA gene encoding ferredoxin, protein MTYVITQDCVDVLDKACIDECPVDCIYEGERMLYIHPDECVDCGACEPVCPVEAIYYEDDVPDKWKDFYNANVEFFSDLGSPGGAAKTGKINKDHPLVAALPPQGEGH, encoded by the coding sequence GTGACCTACGTCATCACCCAGGACTGCGTCGACGTCCTCGACAAGGCGTGCATCGACGAGTGTCCGGTGGACTGCATCTACGAGGGCGAGCGGATGCTCTACATCCACCCCGACGAGTGCGTCGACTGCGGTGCGTGCGAGCCGGTGTGCCCGGTGGAGGCCATCTACTACGAGGACGACGTCCCGGACAAGTGGAAGGACTTCTACAACGCCAACGTGGAGTTCTTCTCCGACCTGGGCAGCCCGGGCGGCGCGGCCAAGACCGGGAAGATCAACAAGGACCACCCGCTGGTGGCGGCCCTCCCGCCGCAGGGTGAAGGTCACTGA
- a CDS encoding bifunctional diguanylate cyclase/phosphodiesterase: MSEEWTHHGTTLRPPPPASPYDAQAALENQLARLRASAGATRVSVWVHEASTAMAVPFRVSMADPREAPEASPRTALSLSRSPFLAAVIRSRRPLVAKADGHRASDKELAERGIRSAHGEPLLVDGEVVGVLTVEPAAAAAPHLLRQVAPKLALALAETWTRRSEKRRTAQAEVLLGLIESASKAQSMDHLLGSACRQLAELGEVERACIFLLEDGRLVPRMAAYADGRRDLATWEQFRNAPVGLQLAETVLRTGEPMTADKDSGLLSGWWVDSFHIASGMAVPIGRSPDLAGVLTLDSTVVRPFSENVRRLAAAAGAHLGGVIEQARTSQARAASLATARVVRQMLVDGAGATGVAEAAEVLSRAVQCLAGTDRSAAYLVDDDGRIGEVRHVDWADAHKEVIQTQLIGRPAGDVALWRLTAEQKLPVFVEDTMSSDLLDPRLAKALDLASYVSVPLFSGDRLLGLVVTGSTSEARAWSPDVREAVRQVTLEGSLVVENAALRAVEKLRLQQLATEAHHDPLTGLANRRRFIEELEATVYRAGDADCAVLMIDLDRFKEINDSFGHSVGDDLLCLVGPRLERALQPGDLLARMGGDEFAVLLPGADASRANDVAGHLGAALRDAFVLDGMPLHVDASIGIALCPDHGRDRSLLLARADTAMYVAKRGRRGFEVWAPDGTPDSRDRLETLEQLRSALDGDELDVHYQPKLDLRTGGVIGVESLVRWNHAERGLLYPDVFLPLAEQAGLMRRLALRVLERSLRDLQGWRAGGLDLSMAVNLSVSNLQDVALPEQVEMLLDAFHVPAPSLILEITEDVLMADAARSQQVMAGLRQLGVRLSVDDYGTGYSSLSYLRALPVDELKLDRSFASNLTSDERAAAIVRSTLQLSLDLGMSMVVEGVEDAATLAALRAWGCDYAQGYHIARPMPAERFLSWLADQPAFVPRGGIPQRS; this comes from the coding sequence GTGTCAGAGGAGTGGACGCACCACGGGACGACGCTGCGGCCCCCGCCGCCGGCGTCGCCGTACGACGCCCAGGCGGCGCTGGAGAACCAGCTCGCCCGTCTGCGCGCATCCGCCGGCGCCACCCGGGTCTCGGTCTGGGTGCACGAGGCGTCGACCGCCATGGCCGTCCCCTTCCGGGTGTCGATGGCCGACCCGCGCGAGGCGCCCGAGGCCAGCCCGCGTACTGCCCTCTCCCTCAGCCGCTCGCCGTTCCTCGCCGCCGTGATCCGCAGTCGGCGGCCGCTCGTCGCCAAGGCCGACGGACACCGCGCCTCGGACAAGGAACTGGCCGAGCGCGGCATCAGGTCCGCCCACGGGGAGCCGCTGCTCGTCGACGGCGAGGTCGTCGGCGTCCTCACCGTCGAGCCCGCCGCCGCAGCGGCTCCCCACCTGCTCCGGCAGGTGGCCCCCAAGCTCGCCCTCGCTCTCGCCGAGACGTGGACCCGGCGGTCGGAGAAGCGCCGCACCGCGCAGGCCGAGGTCCTGCTCGGACTCATCGAGTCCGCATCGAAGGCCCAGTCGATGGACCACCTGCTCGGGTCGGCGTGCCGCCAGCTCGCCGAGCTCGGCGAGGTGGAGCGAGCCTGCATCTTCCTGCTGGAGGACGGCCGCCTCGTGCCGCGGATGGCCGCCTACGCCGACGGGCGCCGCGACCTCGCCACCTGGGAGCAGTTCCGCAACGCGCCCGTCGGCCTGCAGCTGGCCGAGACGGTGCTGCGCACCGGCGAGCCGATGACTGCCGACAAGGACTCCGGACTGCTGTCGGGCTGGTGGGTCGACTCGTTCCACATCGCCTCCGGGATGGCGGTGCCCATCGGGCGCAGTCCCGACCTGGCCGGTGTCCTCACCCTCGACAGCACCGTCGTCCGCCCGTTCTCGGAGAACGTCCGCCGGCTCGCCGCCGCCGCAGGCGCCCACCTCGGCGGTGTCATCGAGCAGGCCCGGACCAGCCAGGCACGGGCGGCCTCCCTGGCCACCGCGCGGGTCGTCCGGCAGATGCTGGTGGACGGCGCCGGAGCGACCGGGGTGGCCGAGGCCGCGGAGGTGCTCTCCCGCGCCGTCCAGTGCCTGGCCGGCACCGACCGCAGCGCCGCCTACCTCGTCGACGACGACGGCAGGATCGGCGAGGTGCGCCACGTCGACTGGGCCGACGCGCACAAGGAAGTCATCCAGACGCAGCTGATCGGCCGCCCGGCCGGCGACGTCGCCCTGTGGCGGCTCACCGCGGAGCAGAAACTGCCCGTCTTCGTCGAGGACACCATGAGCAGCGACCTGCTCGACCCTCGGCTGGCGAAGGCCCTCGACCTCGCGTCCTACGTCTCGGTGCCGCTGTTCTCCGGCGACCGGCTGCTCGGTCTCGTCGTGACCGGCTCGACCTCCGAGGCGCGTGCGTGGTCGCCCGACGTCCGGGAGGCCGTGCGCCAGGTGACCCTCGAGGGCTCGCTGGTCGTCGAGAACGCCGCACTGCGCGCGGTCGAGAAGCTGCGCCTCCAGCAGCTGGCGACCGAGGCGCACCACGACCCGCTGACCGGACTGGCCAACCGCCGCAGGTTCATCGAAGAGCTCGAGGCCACCGTCTACCGCGCCGGAGACGCCGACTGCGCGGTGCTGATGATCGACCTCGACCGCTTCAAGGAGATCAACGACAGCTTCGGGCACAGCGTCGGCGACGACCTGCTCTGCCTCGTCGGTCCCCGCCTGGAGCGGGCGCTGCAGCCCGGCGACCTGCTGGCGCGCATGGGTGGCGACGAGTTCGCCGTCCTGCTGCCCGGTGCCGACGCCTCCCGCGCGAACGACGTCGCCGGGCACCTCGGCGCGGCACTGCGCGACGCCTTCGTGCTCGACGGCATGCCGCTGCACGTCGATGCCAGCATCGGCATCGCGCTGTGCCCCGACCACGGCCGGGACCGCTCCCTGCTGCTGGCCCGCGCCGACACCGCCATGTACGTCGCCAAGCGCGGCCGGCGCGGCTTCGAGGTCTGGGCGCCCGACGGCACGCCGGACTCGCGTGACCGGCTGGAGACGCTGGAGCAACTGCGCAGCGCCCTGGACGGCGACGAGCTCGACGTGCACTACCAGCCGAAGCTGGACCTGCGGACCGGCGGCGTCATCGGGGTGGAATCCCTCGTCCGCTGGAACCACGCCGAGCGCGGGCTGCTCTACCCCGACGTCTTCCTGCCCCTCGCCGAGCAGGCCGGACTGATGCGCCGGTTGGCGCTGCGGGTCCTGGAGCGGTCGCTGCGCGACCTGCAGGGGTGGCGCGCCGGCGGACTCGACCTGTCGATGGCCGTCAACCTGTCGGTCTCCAACCTCCAGGACGTCGCCCTGCCCGAGCAGGTGGAGATGCTGCTCGACGCCTTCCACGTGCCGGCCCCCTCGCTCATCCTGGAGATCACCGAGGACGTCCTCATGGCCGACGCCGCCCGCAGCCAGCAGGTGATGGCCGGGCTCCGCCAGCTCGGGGTCCGGCTCTCCGTCGACGACTACGGCACCGGGTACTCGTCGTTGTCCTACCTCCGGGCCCTCCCCGTGGACGAGCTCAAGCTCGACCGGAGCTTCGCCAGCAACCTGACGTCGGACGAGCGGGCGGCCGCCATCGTGCGCAGCACGCTGCAGCTCAGCCTGGACCTCGGGATGAGCATGGTCGTGGAGGGCGTCGAGGATGCCGCCACGCTCGCCGCGCTGCGCGCCTGGGGCTGCGACTACGCGCAGGGCTACCACATCGCGCGGCCGATGCCCGCCGAGCGGTTCCTCAGCTGGCTGGCCGACCAGCCGGCGTTCGTCCCGCGCGGCGGGATTCCCCAGCGGTCCTAG
- the mshB gene encoding N-acetyl-1-D-myo-inositol-2-amino-2-deoxy-alpha-D-glucopyranoside deacetylase yields the protein MIPSRRLLLVHAHPDDETINNGATMARYVAEGAQVTLLTCTLGEEGEILVPELAQLAADQTDQLGGYRIWELRGAMDALGVSDIRFLGGPGRYRDSGMMGVPANTHARAFWNADPGEAVAHAVAVVRDVRPQVVVTYDENGGYGHPDHIQAHRVAMGAVAAAADPAYRPDLGEPWSVAKVYWCCVPRSVLQQGIDAMAAAGDDSFFEGVTSADDIPFAVPDEDVTAAVDGRAFGGRKDAAMRAHPTQILVDGPFFALSNNLGQEVLGVEYYRLVQGERGPAGPGPEGWEDDLFAGLSG from the coding sequence GTGATCCCTTCCCGGCGACTGCTGCTGGTCCACGCCCACCCCGACGACGAGACGATCAACAACGGCGCCACGATGGCGCGGTACGTCGCCGAGGGGGCTCAGGTCACCCTGCTCACCTGCACGCTGGGTGAGGAGGGCGAGATCCTCGTGCCGGAGCTCGCCCAGCTGGCGGCCGACCAGACCGACCAGCTGGGCGGCTACCGGATCTGGGAGCTGCGCGGGGCGATGGACGCCCTCGGGGTCAGCGACATCCGCTTCCTCGGCGGCCCGGGCCGGTACCGCGACTCCGGGATGATGGGTGTGCCGGCCAACACCCACGCCCGTGCGTTCTGGAACGCCGATCCGGGCGAGGCGGTCGCGCACGCCGTCGCGGTGGTACGGGACGTCCGGCCGCAGGTGGTGGTCACCTACGACGAGAACGGCGGCTACGGGCACCCCGACCACATCCAGGCCCACCGGGTCGCGATGGGGGCAGTCGCTGCCGCGGCCGACCCCGCGTACCGGCCCGACCTCGGCGAACCCTGGTCGGTGGCGAAGGTCTACTGGTGCTGCGTGCCCCGGTCGGTCCTCCAGCAGGGCATCGACGCGATGGCTGCCGCGGGTGACGACTCGTTCTTCGAGGGCGTCACCAGCGCCGACGACATCCCCTTCGCCGTGCCGGACGAGGACGTGACCGCGGCCGTGGACGGCCGGGCGTTCGGGGGACGGAAGGACGCCGCCATGCGAGCGCACCCCACGCAGATCCTGGTCGACGGCCCCTTCTTCGCCCTCTCCAACAACCTCGGCCAGGAGGTGCTCGGCGTCGAGTACTACCGGCTCGTCCAGGGCGAGCGCGGGCCGGCCGGACCGGGTCCCGAGGGCTGGGAGGACGACCTCTTCGCGGGTCTGTCCGGATGA
- a CDS encoding ABC transporter ATP-binding protein, whose protein sequence is MARATRAARTGVGGSEHGGTTASEPLLQLRDLQKHFPLSQGIVFKKTIGHVRAVDGVTLTLGRGETLGLVGESGCGKSTVAKLLVALEKPSDGQILYKGRDVARMGRRELKQYRREVQIIFQDPYASLNPRMTAGDIVAEGWSVHSDIAPKKGRLKRTQELLDRVGLNPDFVNRYPHQFSGGQRQRIGIARALALQPEVIVCDEPVSALDVSVQAQVVNLLEDLQADFGLSYLFIAHDLSVVRHISDRVAVMYLGSIVEEGTDADVYGSPSHPYTQALLSSVPLHEPHLRGQKERILLEGDVPSPANPPSGCRFRTRCWKAQDICAVEPPALVDRGQGHPAACHFAEARHVVPAE, encoded by the coding sequence GTGGCTCGCGCCACCCGGGCGGCGCGCACCGGCGTCGGCGGATCCGAGCACGGCGGCACGACGGCGTCCGAGCCCTTGCTGCAGCTCCGCGACCTCCAGAAGCACTTCCCCCTCAGCCAGGGAATCGTCTTCAAGAAGACGATCGGGCACGTCCGCGCCGTCGACGGCGTCACCCTGACCCTCGGACGCGGGGAGACGCTGGGCCTGGTCGGCGAGTCCGGCTGCGGCAAGTCGACGGTGGCGAAGCTGCTCGTCGCCCTGGAGAAGCCCAGCGACGGGCAGATCCTCTACAAGGGCCGGGACGTCGCACGCATGGGTCGACGGGAACTCAAGCAGTACCGCCGCGAGGTCCAGATCATCTTCCAGGACCCGTACGCGTCCCTGAACCCGCGGATGACCGCAGGCGACATCGTCGCCGAGGGCTGGTCCGTGCACAGCGACATCGCGCCGAAGAAGGGCCGGCTGAAGCGCACCCAGGAGCTGCTCGACCGCGTCGGCCTCAACCCCGACTTCGTCAACCGCTACCCGCACCAGTTCTCCGGAGGTCAGCGACAGCGCATCGGCATCGCGCGTGCCCTGGCGCTGCAACCCGAGGTCATCGTCTGCGACGAGCCGGTGTCGGCACTGGACGTGTCGGTCCAGGCGCAGGTCGTCAACCTGCTCGAGGACCTGCAGGCCGACTTCGGGCTCTCCTACCTCTTCATCGCCCACGACTTGTCGGTGGTGCGCCACATCTCCGACCGCGTCGCCGTCATGTACCTCGGCAGCATCGTCGAGGAGGGCACGGACGCCGACGTCTACGGCTCTCCGTCGCATCCCTACACCCAGGCGCTGCTGTCGTCGGTGCCCCTGCACGAGCCGCACCTGCGGGGGCAGAAGGAACGCATCCTGCTGGAGGGGGACGTGCCGAGCCCGGCCAACCCGCCCTCGGGATGCCGTTTCCGCACCCGGTGCTGGAAGGCGCAGGACATCTGCGCCGTCGAGCCCCCGGCGCTCGTCGACCGTGGCCAGGGCCACCCGGCCGCCTGCCACTTCGCCGAGGCCCGCCATGTGGTGCCCGCGGAGTGA
- a CDS encoding ABC transporter ATP-binding protein: MSILPTPETAPRGSAVGSPLLAVEDLHVEFRTGSGVVNAVNGISYTLAERETLAILGESGSGKSVSAQAIMGILDTPPAHITGGKVLFDGRELLTLEPEEQRQVRGPGISMIFQDALSALNPVYSVGFQIGEMFRAHRGLSKKEAKQQAVELMDRVRIPGAAQRVNDYPHQFSGGMRQRVMIAMAIALDPKILIADEPTTALDVTVQAQVMDLLKDLQRDTGMGLILITHDLGVVNEVADNVAVMYAGRIVERGTVDDVFGDPAMPYTDGLMTSIPQLEAKGGRLVPIAGQPPNLARIPSGCPFHPRCPRRRIGAEAPPGRDCAIDVPPLRLVVPGREAACHYSEEVLGV; this comes from the coding sequence ATGAGCATCCTTCCCACCCCGGAGACGGCGCCACGGGGCAGCGCCGTCGGGTCGCCGTTGCTCGCCGTCGAGGATCTGCACGTGGAGTTCCGGACCGGCTCCGGCGTGGTCAACGCCGTCAACGGGATCAGCTATACCCTGGCGGAGCGGGAGACGCTCGCAATCCTCGGCGAGTCGGGTTCGGGCAAGTCGGTCTCCGCCCAGGCGATCATGGGCATCCTCGACACTCCGCCCGCCCACATCACCGGCGGCAAGGTCCTGTTCGACGGCCGCGAGCTGCTCACCCTGGAGCCCGAGGAGCAGCGGCAGGTCCGTGGCCCCGGCATCTCCATGATCTTCCAGGACGCGCTGTCGGCGCTGAACCCCGTGTACAGCGTCGGCTTCCAGATCGGCGAGATGTTCCGCGCGCACCGGGGCCTGTCCAAGAAGGAAGCCAAGCAGCAGGCCGTCGAGCTGATGGACCGCGTGCGCATCCCCGGCGCGGCCCAGCGGGTGAACGACTACCCCCACCAGTTCTCCGGAGGCATGCGGCAGCGCGTGATGATCGCGATGGCGATCGCCCTGGACCCGAAGATCCTCATCGCCGACGAGCCCACCACCGCGCTCGACGTCACGGTGCAGGCGCAGGTGATGGACCTGCTCAAGGACCTGCAGCGCGACACCGGGATGGGTCTGATCCTGATCACGCACGACCTGGGCGTGGTCAACGAGGTCGCCGACAACGTTGCCGTCATGTACGCCGGGCGCATCGTCGAGCGGGGCACCGTCGACGACGTCTTCGGCGACCCGGCGATGCCCTACACCGACGGGCTCATGACGTCGATCCCCCAGCTGGAGGCGAAGGGAGGCCGGCTCGTACCGATCGCCGGGCAGCCGCCGAACCTGGCCCGCATCCCGTCCGGCTGCCCGTTCCACCCGCGCTGTCCCCGCCGCCGGATCGGTGCCGAGGCGCCTCCCGGTCGCGACTGCGCGATCGACGTCCCGCCGCTGCGCCTGGTCGTCCCCGGGCGCGAGGCCGCGTGCCACTACAGCGAGGAGGTGCTCGGTGTCTGA
- a CDS encoding ABC transporter permease, with translation MTDRQLSDVGHDEVGAGRVTDVAEPTEVETTIGTQGSLWGDAWKALRRSVLFWLGALLGVVFILMAVFPQLFARGASPRNCDLANSSNPPSAEHWFGFDQQGCDYLAQVVYGARNSLIIGVLAVLFILLLGVVVGAIAGFYGGFTDSVLSRLADVFYAMPLILGALVLLRVGPSTDIPVISDRGAGAVAIALAAFGWMTAMRLVRSQVISVKSSDYVAAARAMGTGDARILVRHILPNAVAPVLVYATITVGILIAAEATLTFLGVGLQRPAISWGLQINEGQNLLRTAPHIVLFPSAVLTLTVMAFILMGDALRDALDPRQRS, from the coding sequence ATGACTGACCGCCAGCTGAGCGACGTGGGCCACGACGAGGTCGGTGCCGGCCGGGTCACCGACGTCGCGGAGCCGACCGAGGTCGAGACGACCATCGGAACGCAGGGCAGCCTGTGGGGCGATGCGTGGAAGGCCCTCCGGAGGAGCGTGCTCTTCTGGCTGGGGGCGCTTCTCGGCGTGGTGTTCATCCTGATGGCCGTGTTCCCGCAACTGTTCGCCCGTGGCGCGAGCCCGCGCAACTGCGACCTGGCCAACTCGTCGAACCCGCCGTCGGCGGAGCACTGGTTCGGCTTCGACCAGCAGGGTTGCGACTACCTCGCCCAGGTGGTGTACGGGGCGCGCAACTCGCTGATCATCGGCGTCCTGGCAGTGCTGTTCATCCTGCTGCTGGGCGTGGTCGTCGGGGCGATCGCCGGGTTCTACGGCGGTTTCACCGACAGCGTGCTCTCGCGGCTCGCCGACGTCTTCTATGCGATGCCGCTGATCCTCGGGGCGCTCGTGCTGCTGCGGGTGGGGCCGTCCACGGACATCCCGGTCATCAGCGACCGTGGGGCGGGGGCGGTGGCCATCGCGCTCGCGGCCTTCGGCTGGATGACCGCCATGCGACTGGTTCGCTCGCAGGTCATCTCGGTGAAGAGTTCCGACTACGTTGCCGCGGCCCGGGCGATGGGTACCGGGGACGCCCGCATCCTGGTGCGGCACATCCTGCCCAATGCGGTGGCCCCGGTACTGGTCTACGCGACGATCACCGTCGGCATCCTGATCGCGGCCGAGGCGACGCTGACCTTCCTCGGCGTGGGCCTGCAGCGGCCGGCGATCTCCTGGGGTCTGCAGATCAACGAGGGTCAGAACCTGCTGCGTACGGCGCCGCACATCGTGCTGTTCCCGAGCGCCGTCCTGACCCTGACGGTGATGGCCTTCATCCTCATGGGCGACGCTCTGCGCGACGCCCTCGACCCGAGGCAGCGTTCATGA
- a CDS encoding ABC transporter permease encodes MGRYVARRLLLTIPVMLGASFLIFAMVFALPGDPIAALAGDRPLAPAVAAQLRAEFNLNDPLWLQYVKYVGDLFQGDFGTDFAGRPVLDTILDRLPVTAKLALVAILFEIVIGIVAGVLAGIRRNSFFDNLVLVSTTIVVSVPILVLAFLAQFVLGLKLELFPIAGVREGWYSYLLPGLVLAAGSVAYVARLTRTSMAENLRADYVRTARAKGLKPSTVVVRHTLRNSLIPVVTFIGADIGTLMGGAIVTETVFNIPGIGRAVFESIQRQEGAVVVGIVTLLVFFFIFFNLVVDVLYAVLDPRIRYD; translated from the coding sequence ATGGGCCGCTACGTGGCGCGCCGCCTCTTGCTCACGATCCCGGTCATGCTGGGCGCATCGTTCTTGATCTTCGCGATGGTGTTCGCGCTACCGGGCGACCCGATCGCCGCCCTCGCGGGCGACCGGCCGCTCGCGCCCGCCGTGGCCGCGCAGCTGCGCGCGGAGTTCAACCTCAACGACCCGCTGTGGCTGCAGTACGTGAAGTACGTGGGCGACCTGTTCCAGGGCGACTTCGGCACCGACTTCGCGGGCCGGCCCGTCCTCGACACCATCCTCGATCGGCTGCCGGTGACCGCGAAGCTCGCCCTGGTCGCGATCCTGTTCGAGATCGTGATCGGCATCGTGGCCGGCGTCCTGGCCGGCATCCGGCGGAACAGCTTCTTCGACAACCTGGTGCTGGTGTCGACGACCATCGTCGTCTCGGTGCCGATCCTGGTGCTCGCCTTCCTCGCCCAGTTCGTGCTCGGCCTGAAGTTGGAGCTGTTCCCGATCGCCGGCGTCCGCGAGGGTTGGTACAGCTACCTGCTGCCCGGCCTGGTGCTGGCCGCCGGCTCGGTGGCGTACGTGGCGCGACTGACCCGGACGAGCATGGCCGAGAATCTCCGTGCCGATTACGTGCGGACCGCGCGCGCCAAGGGTCTCAAGCCCAGCACGGTGGTGGTCCGCCACACGCTGCGCAACAGCCTCATCCCGGTGGTCACCTTCATCGGGGCCGACATCGGCACCCTGATGGGCGGGGCCATCGTGACCGAGACGGTGTTCAACATCCCGGGCATCGGCCGCGCCGTGTTCGAGTCGATCCAGCGGCAGGAGGGGGCGGTCGTCGTCGGCATCGTCACGCTCCTGGTCTTCTTCTTCATCTTCTTCAACCTGGTCGTCGACGTGCTGTACGCCGTCCTCGACCCGAGGATCCGCTATGACTGA
- a CDS encoding peptide ABC transporter substrate-binding protein — protein sequence MKLSKRNSSLVATAIAAALVLSACGGDDADSGEAEGAATGGSYSVALYSDPENPLVPSNTSESEGAQVLEALWTGLIQYAADGSVEYTGIAESIESEDSQTWTITLNDGWTFHDGTPVTANSFVDAWNWAAYSENAQGASYFFSNIEGYGDLQAETDDAGNVVSPAIATEMSGLEVVDDQTFEVTLSAPFAQFPVTVGYNAFHPLPEGFFGDPEAYGRLPIGTGPFKADGEFEPGQGITLSRYEDYAGPNPAQAETVEFRVYSDVDTAYLDVQGGNLDVAPDLPPDAIASAQDVFGDAYLEAPSSGFQYLGYPLYDERFSDPRVRQAFSMAIDRDAISEAIFQGTKQAADAFVAPIVDGYREGACEYCVLDPEAANALLDEAGFDRTQPIELWFNSGAGHDAWVQAAGNQIRDNLGVDYVLRGDLDFAQYLPLLAEQGATGPFRLGWSMDYPSPQNYLEPLYSQAAIPPNGSNRVFYTNQEFDALVQQGNSAESNEEAIEFYNQAEDILSEDMPSIPMFFDVEQAVHADTVSDVVIDVFGHIRTAEVTVN from the coding sequence GTGAAGTTGAGCAAGCGCAACAGTTCGCTCGTCGCGACGGCCATCGCCGCCGCGCTGGTGCTGTCCGCCTGTGGTGGCGACGACGCCGACAGCGGCGAGGCTGAAGGTGCCGCCACCGGCGGCAGCTACAGCGTCGCGCTCTACAGCGACCCGGAGAACCCGCTCGTCCCGAGCAACACCTCGGAGAGCGAAGGCGCGCAGGTGCTCGAGGCCCTGTGGACCGGCCTGATCCAGTACGCCGCCGACGGCTCCGTCGAGTACACCGGTATCGCGGAGTCCATCGAGTCGGAGGACAGCCAGACCTGGACGATCACGCTGAACGACGGGTGGACCTTCCACGACGGCACGCCGGTGACCGCCAACTCGTTCGTCGACGCGTGGAACTGGGCGGCCTACAGCGAGAACGCCCAGGGTGCCTCGTACTTCTTCTCGAACATCGAGGGGTACGGCGACCTGCAGGCCGAGACCGACGACGCCGGCAACGTCGTCTCCCCGGCGATCGCCACGGAGATGAGCGGGCTCGAGGTCGTCGACGACCAGACCTTCGAGGTCACGCTGTCCGCGCCGTTCGCCCAGTTCCCCGTCACCGTGGGATACAACGCCTTCCACCCGCTGCCGGAGGGATTCTTCGGCGACCCGGAGGCCTACGGTCGCCTGCCGATCGGGACCGGCCCGTTCAAGGCCGACGGCGAGTTCGAGCCGGGCCAGGGCATCACCCTGTCCCGCTACGAGGACTACGCCGGTCCGAATCCGGCACAGGCCGAGACGGTCGAATTCCGGGTCTACAGCGATGTCGACACCGCCTACCTCGACGTGCAGGGCGGGAACCTGGACGTCGCCCCGGACCTGCCGCCGGACGCCATCGCCTCGGCGCAGGACGTGTTCGGTGACGCCTACCTGGAGGCGCCGTCGTCGGGCTTCCAGTACCTGGGCTACCCCCTGTACGACGAGCGCTTCTCCGACCCGCGCGTGCGGCAGGCCTTCTCCATGGCCATCGACCGGGACGCCATCTCGGAGGCCATCTTCCAGGGCACGAAGCAGGCGGCGGACGCCTTCGTCGCGCCGATCGTCGACGGGTACCGCGAGGGGGCCTGCGAGTACTGCGTCCTCGACCCCGAGGCGGCCAACGCGCTGCTCGACGAGGCAGGGTTCGACCGCACCCAACCGATCGAGCTGTGGTTCAACTCGGGCGCCGGCCACGACGCCTGGGTCCAGGCGGCGGGCAACCAGATCCGGGACAACCTGGGTGTCGACTACGTCCTCCGCGGCGACCTCGACTTCGCCCAGTACCTGCCGCTCCTGGCCGAGCAGGGCGCGACCGGCCCGTTCCGGTTGGGCTGGTCGATGGACTACCCGAGCCCGCAGAACTACCTGGAGCCGCTCTACAGCCAGGCTGCTATCCCGCCGAACGGCTCGAACCGGGTCTTCTACACGAATCAGGAGTTCGACGCGCTCGTCCAGCAGGGGAACTCGGCCGAGAGCAACGAGGAGGCCATCGAGTTCTACAACCAGGCCGAGGACATCCTCAGTGAGGACATGCCGAGCATCCCGATGTTCTTCGACGTCGAGCAGGCCGTGCACGCCGACACCGTCTCGGACGTCGTGATCGACGTGTTCGGCCACATCCGCACCGCCGAGGTCACCGTCAACTGA
- a CDS encoding CsbD family protein produces MSGTDKLTNKIEELSGKGKQTVGDATDNRDLQAEGQKEESKGNLKQGVENIKDAFKK; encoded by the coding sequence ATGAGCGGCACGGACAAGCTGACGAACAAGATCGAAGAGCTCTCGGGCAAGGGCAAGCAGACCGTCGGTGACGCCACCGACAACCGCGACCTCCAGGCCGAGGGCCAGAAGGAGGAGTCGAAGGGCAACCTCAAGCAGGGCGTCGAGAACATCAAGGACGCCTTCAAGAAGTAG
- a CDS encoding (deoxy)nucleoside triphosphate pyrophosphohydrolase codes for MFQLRFTTLVEAPLTVAFDVARALGRPWGTPLDEVVSQRPWRDVYAAAPAPGRRWLTHSRRFSATGAGTLVEEQLAWDTGVLGTLLGHVLRRRIVRAMQSHLDAYAAAAARRALDVLQVVGAAIVDDGRVLVAQRSGGPYDALWEFPGGKVEPGESDLSALVREIGEELGVAIVPRAFLGEVLLDGVVGGGAPGSSTLRVWEARLTEGTPVAHEHAALRWVQEDELEALDWIPADRPLLPAVRASLRRH; via the coding sequence GTGTTCCAGCTGCGATTCACCACCTTGGTGGAGGCGCCCCTCACCGTCGCCTTCGACGTGGCGAGGGCGCTCGGCCGCCCGTGGGGGACTCCGCTGGACGAGGTCGTGTCCCAGCGGCCCTGGCGGGACGTCTACGCCGCGGCACCCGCACCGGGCCGGCGCTGGCTCACGCACTCCCGCCGCTTCTCGGCCACCGGTGCGGGGACGCTCGTCGAGGAGCAGCTGGCATGGGACACCGGCGTCCTGGGCACCCTCCTCGGCCATGTGCTGCGCCGGCGGATCGTCCGCGCGATGCAGTCCCACCTGGACGCCTACGCCGCGGCGGCCGCCCGCCGCGCCCTCGACGTGCTGCAGGTGGTCGGCGCGGCCATCGTCGACGACGGCCGAGTCCTGGTCGCCCAGCGGTCGGGCGGTCCCTACGACGCGCTCTGGGAGTTCCCGGGAGGCAAGGTCGAGCCGGGGGAATCCGACCTGTCGGCGCTGGTGCGCGAGATCGGGGAGGAGCTCGGCGTCGCGATCGTGCCCCGGGCGTTCCTCGGCGAGGTGCTGCTCGACGGGGTGGTGGGCGGCGGTGCTCCCGGCAGCTCGACGTTGCGGGTCTGGGAAGCGCGGCTGACGGAGGGGACCCCGGTGGCCCATGAGCACGCCGCGCTCCGCTGGGTCCAGGAGGACGAACTGGAAGCCCTGGACTGGATACCTGCCGACCGTCCCCTCCTGCCCGCCGTCCGGGCCTCACTCCGACGCCACTGA